The Pseudoalteromonas carrageenovora IAM 12662 DNA window CAGATTCATTATGTAAACCTAAGCGGTGCTGACACACACTTGCAAAAATAGCTTGTAAATCTTCAGGCATTACAAAGTCACGTCCGTCAATATAAGCCCAGGCTTTTGCTGCTTTAGCTAGTGCCATACTGGCACGAGGCGATAAAGACGCTGCAAATGCATTACTGTTTCGTGTGTAATTAACCAGTTCAATTATGTAGTCAACCACAGGGCTACTTAGTGTTATGTCGCTTATTTGTGCTTGAATTTGTGCTAATTCTTGCTGGTTAATCCGCTGCGGTAGCTGGCTATAATCGCGCTTTTGCATATTTAAAATAAGACGCTTTTCAGCTTCTTTAGGAGGAAAACCTAAACTAATACGCATTAAAAAACGGTCGAGTTGAGACTCTGGTAGAGGGTAAGTTCCTGACTGATAAAGAGGGTTTTGTGTGGCAATGACAAAGAATGGATCGGGTAGGGAATATTTTTTGCCATCAACGGTTACTTGTTGCTCTTCCATTGCCTCAAGTAAAGCGCTTTGTGTTTTAGGGCCCGCGCGGTTAATTTCATCGGCTAAAACTACCTGGCTAAAAATAGGGCCTTTATGAAACGTAAAACTGTGTTCGCTGGCGTTAAAAACATTAGTACCAATAATATCGGCTGGTAATAGATCACTCGTAAACTGAACCCGCTGATAGGTTAACCCTAAAACAGCCGACAGCGCATGCGAAAGCGTTGTTTTACCCATACCAGGCAAATCTTCAATTAGTAAATGCCCTTGACTAAATAAGCAGGTAAGAGCCAGCTTTATTTGCTGCTTTTTTCCAAAAATAACACTCGACAGATCGTCGATTATCGCTGTAACAGTACTTTGCATGCTCACCTTATTTTATTCTATTAATTCAAGACGCTTCATTACCGTATCTACTTTTTTTGCATTAAATGGTTTTGCAATAAAGCCTTTAGCGCCAAGTTCCCATGTGTTTTGTACATTTTCGAGATTATTATGACCTGAACACATAACAACGTGAGTGTGTGGGTAGGTAGTATTAATGTAATCTAAAATATCGGTGCCATCAGAGTCAGGAAGGTCGACATCTACAAATATAACGCTTGGGGATTTTTTATCCATAACAGGTTTAGCAGAGCTAAAATCTGCACTTTCTAAAATATCTTCAAAGCCTAACTCGGTTAATATTTGATTTAAATAATCACGAATTTCCTTAACATCATCAATAATGAGGATAGGCTCTAACGGGCGAACAAATTCCATATGTTATTACTTCTAATTTAAATACATCTAAAGTTACTCAATACTAAGCTAAGCCCCCCATAAGCTCAAGAACACATCAATAAATAACTAGATTATTTGTGCGCCAATACTTACTAGGGCGTATTGAACTTCGTGGATTGAAATTTGTTCAATCTAAGGAAGATTAAATCGCGATGCGAGTTTTGTAACCTAGTGGGCTTGGTAACTGCTCTGCGTTACTCTACTGGCTTATACCCATGTAAGAATAAGTAAAAACCAATCAACAAAGAGTTAATTGTTCCTATAAAAAACCTAAATGGCAGCGCATGCTTGGTATTTATGTTGCGTTATTGCCTATTCATGGGGAATAACCACGCTACATAGGCTCTGCCTTGCCTAAAAACCAATCAGTTTGCTGTAAGTTCGCCCACTAAAGATCAACACACCTTGATGCCTAACATGTTAACTCTTTTTTATTTTGCAACAGAAGTAACAAAAAGGGCTAATCAAACAATTTTATCTACGTTAATACAAGACCTTAGATATATATATAAAATTAATAATCTTTTAAATATATCCTCAACTACTTGAAAATTAATGTTTTAAATTATTATTCACGCACATTGTAAATTCTTTGTAATAAATATTCGTTGACGTAACATTATCTATTTGTGATTATGCTCATCAGTTGAGCTAATGCTCATTAAGCTTTAATTGCCTACACAGCAATTGTTTGTAAGGCTTTGATAGGTTCAACACGCTGAATAAACACAACACACTATAAAGAGAGTTTAAAATGTTAAATAATAAAAAAACTAAATTTGCAGTTAGTTTAATTGCAGCTGCTATGGCAGCATCTACTCCTGCTCAAGCAGAAGTTTCAGATTACTTAGATCGACTTGAAGTTAACTTTCTTGCAATGCAAAACTTCCAGTCGATTCAAGCAAAAGACGGTGCTTTTCGCCCTGAAGATGAAGAACAATCGTCTGGTTTTGGCCGCATACGCGCTAACTTAATGCTTAAATTTCATATCAACGAATTTATTACTGCAGATATAGACATCGCTGAAGAGCCAAATGACTTTGGTGGTGGTGATCGGGATTTTTCATTTCATAACGATTACGCGGGTGTCGAGTTTGACCTATTAGGTTTAACTGATAATTTACGAGAAAATGAAAACCTTACACTTCGTTTAGGTAACATTGGCGGATCACCTTTTCAGTTTAAAGGTTTCCAAGATGGCGCTGATAACCAAGCCAATGCACTTATTGGTAATGGGATGACCGATTACGCAACTGCAGAAAACGGTGCACAACTTAGTTACACTAAAAGCTATGATAGTGGCTTGATCCGCTCTTACAATGTAACCGGTCACATTACTACATCAAGCTTTGGCGAAGCATTTCAAGAAGACAGAGGATACAATTACCGCCTTCAAGGTACTTTAGAATTTGAAGGTGGTTTTAAAGCTGGCCTTAACTATTTACAAGCAAATCAAGGCGACCAATTACGCTTTGAAAATGGTGTAGCTAGCCTAGATGGCGTTACTACAACAAACTACCGTTTTGGTGATGGTGAAAACTATAACTTCTCTGCTTCACCATCAAGTGAGCGTGATACACACGTAGGTGTAATGCCAGGTCTTGATCAAACAACAATTCAATTAAACCTAGCGTACCAACCAACTTCACAAACAAGTGTTATTTTAATGCTTGGTAAATCATCAGACGATTTTACTTTTGCTGATTCAGCAGGTAATGCAGTTGCGGGTATTACTTACTTTGGTAATTCAAATGGCGTAGCTGATGCAAACGGCACAACTTACGATTCTAATAGCGTAATTGAGGGCGAAAGCTCAGTACAATACTATGTTGTAGAAGCACAACAATACATCATTCCTGAAAAACTATACGTAGCAGCACGTTACGCAGAAGCAGAAAACACTTCAGATCTTATCTCTCAAGACGACAATACGGTTGAGCGTTTACAAGTAGCCGCCGGTTACTGGTTTAACGATAGCACACTTCTAAAAGTTGAATATGTAAACCAGGAAGAAGGTGCTAACTCAGGTGGCCAAATTGGTACAGGTTTTGACGGATTCACCTCAGAAATCTCAGTTAAATTTTAAATAAGTAGCAAGTATTAGCTTGCTTAAAAATGCAGTATTCACATTTTTCATAGTGTGAATATTGGCTATCGCTTTATTTTCTAAGGCGTTTAACACTTAAACTATTTAAGCGTCTTATTTAACAAATTTATGAGGGTTACCCTGATGAAAACTAAACTATTAATGCTAGCATGCGGTGTTATGGCTATGAGTAATGCTGTAGCAAAAGAAACCATTACCATCGCAACTGTAAATAATGGTGACATGATCACCATGAAAGAGTTAAGTAATAACTTTGAACAAAAATACCCAGACATCTCATTAAAGTGGGTAACACTTGAAGAGAATATTTTGCGCCAACGTGTAACTACTGATGTAGCGACAAAAGGCGGTCAATATGATGTGATGACAATTGGTACTTATGAAGTGCCAATTTGGGGCAAGCAAAACTGGCTAACCGAGCTTAACGACTTAGGCGAAAACTACGATGTAGACGATTTACTGCCTGCTATTCGTAGTGGCTTAACCATAGATAACAAATTATACGCTGCACCATTTTACGGTGAAAGCTCTATGGTTATGTACCGTACTGATCTGATGGAAAAAGCGGGTCTTGAAATGCCAAAAGCGCCGACCTGGAGCTTTATTCAAAAAGCGGCAAAAGCTATGACCAATAAAGAAGACGGAGTATACGGTCTTTGTTTACGCGGTAAAGCAGGTTGGGGCGAAAATGTTGCATTAATTACCTCAATGGCTAATTCATTTGGCGCACGTTGGTTTGATGAAAACTGGAAACCACAATTTAATACACCACAGTGGAAAGAAACACTTCAATACTACGTAGATGTAATGAAAGAGTCGGGTCCTGCTGGATCTTCAGCTAATGGTTTTAACGAAAATTTAGCGTTATTTCAAACCGGTAAATGTGGTATTTGGATTGATGCAACCGTAGCTGGCGCATTTGTTACGAACAAAAAAGACTCAGAAGTTGCCGATAAAGTTGGCTTTGCGCTCGCACCCGACAACGGCTTAGGTAAACGTGGTAACTGGTTATGGTCGTGGACCCTTGCTATTCCATCGAGCAGTAAAAAATCAGATGCTGCTATGAAATTTATTAGCTGGGCAACCTCTAAAGAATACAGCCAACTTGTGGCCGACAACAAAGGTTGGGCAAAAGTACCACCCGGTACGCGTGCTTCACTTTACGAAAACGAGCAATACATGAGTGCTGCCCCATTTGCACAAATTACGCTTGATTCAATTAATTCAGCCGACCCTAAAAACCCTACAGTTAAACCGGTACCTTATGTAGGTATTCAGTTTGTGGCCATTCCTGAATTCCAGGGAATTGGTACCGCAGTTGGGCAGCAATTTTCAGCCGCACTTACGGGGCAAATGACCGTTGAGCAAGCGCTTAATGCATCTCAACGCCTTGTTGAGCGCACAATGCGAAAAGCGCGCTACCCAAAATAATTAAGTAGGTGGGTAAGCTCCTAACTTACCCCATATTTTTCGTCAGCATTTACTATGTTATTTGGTAAGCCCCACATTGGGTATTTACTAGGGTTAATGCTGACTTTTTAAAGGTCACCACACTATGGCAACGACACAGTCACGTACGCTTGCACGCATGATGCTATTTCCTAGCGTAATTTTATTACTCGGTTGGATGATAGTACCGCTGTGCATGACATTGTATTTCTCATTTGTAGATTACAACTTACTCATTCCTGGAGAGCGTGAATTTGTAGGGTTTTTAAACTACGAATTCTTTTTAACTGATCCGGCTTTTTTTGAGTCATTTTTTAACACCCTTTACTTAGTAACTGGTGTATTAGCTATCACTATTTGTGGTGGTATAGGTTTAGCTGTTCTCCTCGACCAAGCGATATGGGGGCGAAACTATGTTCGAATTATGGTTCTCGCCCCATTTTTTGTAATGCCAACTGTATCGGCATTGGTATGGAAGAACATGTTAATGAACCCTGTTAATGGTTTATTTGCTCACTTTGCCCTTTGGCTTGGCTTAGATCCAATTGATTTTTTTGCACAAATGCCTTTGTTTTCAATAATTATTATTGTGTCTTGGCAGTGGCTTCCATTTGCAGCGCTTATTTTACTTACTGCTATTCAGTCGTTAGATCGCGAACAGCTAGAAGCCGCAGACTTAGACGGTGCAGGGCCTTTTAGTAAGTTTTTTTACATTGTTTTACCGCACTTATCACGTGCAGTTACCGCTGTAATATTAATTGAAACAATATTTTTACTGTCTATTTTTGCCGAAATATTAGTAACAACAAGTGGTGGCCCAGGTTACGCCTCTACCAATATTACTTACTTAATTTATACCCAATCGCTATTACAGTTTGATGTTGGCGGCGGATCAGCAGGGGGCATAGTGGCAGTTATTATTGCCAACATAGTAGCCATATTTTTAATGCGCCTTATTGGCAAAAACTTGGAGGGTTGATTCATGGCTATTACATCAACTAAAAAATCAAAAATAATTTATACCCTTGCCGCGTGGACAATTAGCGGGATGATATTTTTCCCAATTTTATGGACGCTAATCACAAGCTTTAAAACAGAAGCTGAAGCTATATCAGCAACCCCTGCGTTATTTGCATTCGATTGGACGCTTGAAAACTATAAAGATGTATTAGCACGTTCGCCTTATTTTGATCACTTTTGGAACTCGGTTGTAATTTCACTTGGTTCAAGTTTATTAGGGCTAATGATTGCCGTACCTGCAGCATGGTCAATGGCATTTGTGCAAACTAAAAAAACTAAAAACCTTCTAATGTGGATGCTTTCTACAAAAATGTTACCACCTGTTGGGGTGTTAATTCCGATTTACTTATTATTCAGAGACTTTGCACTACTTGATACAAAGCTCGGCTTAGTCATTGTAATGACATTAATTAACTTACCAATAATGGTGTGGATGTTATACACCTATTTTAGAGAGATCCCAGGGGAGATTTTAGAAGCATCACGCATGGATGGCGCAACAATTGGTGAAGAAATATTTCATGTTTTACTCCCAATTGCCTTACCAGGTATTGCCTCAACATTACTATTAAACGTAATTTTGGCATGGAATGAAGCATTTTGGACACTTATATTAACCGCTGCAAATGCCGCACCGTTAACGGCATTTATTGCCAGTTACTCAAGCCCTGAAGGGTTATTTTACGCCAAATTATCGGCAGCTTCTGCCATGGCCATTGTGCCAATATTAATTCTTGGTTGGTTTAGTCAAAAACAATTAGTGCGCGGCTTAAGCTTTGGCGCAGTAAAGTAGGAGAACACACATGGGCAGCATCACACTAAAAAAAGTAACTAAAAACTTTGATGAAGTAAACGTAATAAAACCTCTCGATTTAGAGATTAAAGACGGTGAATTTATTGTATTTGTTGGGCCATCGGGCTGCGGTAAATCAACACTTTTACGCATGATTGCTGGGCTTGAAGACACAACAAGTGGCAATATTGAAATAGACGGGCAAGATGCAACACATACACCACCTGCAAAGCGTGGTTTGGCAATGGTATTTCAATCATATGCTTTATACCCGCATATGAGCGTGCGTAATAATATTGCTTTTCCACTAAAACGTGCAAAAGTGAGCCCAGCTGAAATAGAGTCTAAAATAGCGAACGCCGCTAAAATATTAAATTTAACAGACTACTTAGACCGTAAACCAGGTCAGTTATCTGGTGGTCAACGCCAACGTGTAGCGATAGGGCGTGCAATTGTTAGGCAGCCATCGGCGTTTTTATTCGATGAACCACTGTCAAATTTAGATGCATCGCTTCGTGTAAATATGCGTTTAGAAATATCTGAGTTACATAAAAGCTTAGCTACAACAATGATTTATGTTACTCACGACCAAGTTGAAGCCATGACAATGGCTGACAGAATCGCAGTATTTAATGGTGGAATTATAGAGCAAGTAGGGACTCCGCTTGAGCTATACCAACACCCGGTAAATAAATTTGTAGCGGGCTTTATTGGCTCTCCAAAAATGAACTTTATTGATGTAACTAACGATAGCAATGCGCAAACACACAGTTTAGGTGTACGCCCAGAGCACTTTGAAATTTCCACTGACTCTGGTACTTGGCAAGGTACTGTAGGTGTTATAGAGCATTTAGGTTCTGAAAGCTTTTTACATGTAACTATCGAAGATGGCAGTACAGTAACAGTAAAAGCGGATGGTGATTGCCCTTTAAAATATGGTGATACTATTTACTTAAGTGCGCCTGAGCATAAAGTACATTGGTTTGATAAAAACGGCTTAACTATTAAAAACGCCGCACCTTAAAGCGTAAAAATACACCAATACTTTATACTAGCTCGTTTACGTATATAGTATTGGTTATTAACTTAATGTGGCGCTTCGGCATTTTATAAATCAATGATATATTTACGAATATTATAAAATGATTAATTGCGGTGTATTTTTAGTAATTTTTTCTAAAAGTTATCGAACCCAAGGACACGATCCTTTGATATTAAGAGGTTTAAGTGGCAAAGCTATCAAATACAGAAATACGTAAGCTTGATGATGCAGCAAGAGCAGGGTGGTTATATTACGTTGCCGGTAAAACCCAGGACGAAATAGCTAAAAAGCTAAATGTATCTCGCCAATCTGCACAACGAATGGTCGCTTTATCTGTAAGCCAAGGGCTAATTAAAGTCAGGCTTGAACATCCAATAGCTAAATGCATGGATTTAGCTGAAAAAATAAAAAATCGATTTGGATTAGAATCATGTGAAGTTGTACCAAGTGACGGCTCAGATCCAAACTCTACCGTTGGTTTAGCACAAGCTGGCGCGGCAGAAATTCAGCGCCATTTAAAATCAAAAACACCAAAAATATTAGCTATGGGTACTGGGCGTGTATTACGTGCATGTGTTGATGAATTACCAACGCTTGATTGTAGTCAACATAAAGTAGTGGCCATGCTTGGTAATATGGCACTTGATGGGTCGGCGTCACCATACGATGTTGTGGTAAGAATGGCCGAGCATATTAATGCTAAACATTATCCAATGCCATTGCCGGTATTACCAAGAAGTATTGAAGAAAAACAACAACTCCATGCACAGCATAACATTACCAGTAACTTAAGACTGGCTACTAAAGCCGATGTTACATTTGTGGGTGTAGGTAGCTTAGGTGAAAAATCGCCACTGCATATTGATGGATTTATTGATGAGCAAGAACTTAAAGAGCTACAAAATTTAGGAGCCGTTGGCGAAATGATTAGCTGGGTTTACGATAAGCGTGGCCAACTAATTGATTGCACGGTAAACCAACGTGTTGCCAGTACGCCTTTAAAAATTGAAGGTAATAAACAAATTTACGCAATTGCTGCTGGTGAAGATAAAGTTTTAGCAATACTTGGCGCTGTTAGGTCTAATATGATCAGCGGTTTAATTACTAACGAATACACAGCAGAACGATTGCTAAGTATTGAATAATAATTTGCTAATGTTTAAAACTCATATACCAGTAAATTAAAATGGGTTATTTAAGTTTAAGTGATTAGGAAAATATCTAAGCTTTATTAAGTTTTATTCAGCTATTAAGAAAATATGGATTTATGATAGCCGCTGTAGTTATTAGTTATAGCTTTTTTTTTAGTTAGCCTTTGTAAGTATTTACATAAAGCACTAATTTTTAAAGTAATACACCACATGTACAAACCTAGCTTATGTCCGATACCGTCTATAATATATAGTAACTTATAAAGTGTATATTGTGTATATAAGTTACTAATTTATATGTGTATTTGACTTTTAATATCCAAGCTATATAGTTAATCGGATGTATATAGTGTATTTAAGAGTTAAGGTTGACTACAGTAAAAGTTAGAGCAACATTAGTAGAAGATAATACTGGTGTAAAAAGCCAAATACCTACATTACTCACCGATGAGGGGGAAATAAGTTCCGTAACTGATTACTTGCTATTAATGGAGGTAAATGGTGCAAGTAATTCGTCTATGTTGAGTCTAATCAGAGCCATATCTTTATTATTAGATTACATGGAAGCTAATAAATATCTATTTGATAACCCCACCACACTCTTTCAAACTTTCGCCAAACGTTTATATACAGGGAGTATAGGTGATGATGGTTTAGATCCTTCAGGCTTATATTGGATGCCTACTTCAACAATTAATGTAAATAAACATATCAATAGACTAACTGCATTTACGGATTGGCAGGCGAACAAAATTGGTAAGGTTTCAATGAATCCTCTACATGATGCGACATCACATGAATATAGGTTAAATTACGCATCATGGTTTCGAAAGAATCAAAATGATTACTTAGGACATATTGAAGATAAAGCTATTAATAGAACCATTCAGAAAGCAAGACATATCAAGGGGCGTTCAGTACTAACACAGCTCGAAGGGGATGCGACTGCATTTCCAGAGAAGTATTGGGAAAAGTTGTTTAAGCATGGCTTAGGGGGCTCCACTGACCCTAGGGTAGTACTTAGAGATAAATTGGTTTTATTATTAATTCATGGTGGTGGTCTACGCTTAAGTGAAGCGCTTACTTTATGGATTACAGATGTGTTTGAGGACCCTTATAATCCTGATGTTGCTGTTGTCAGAGTCTATAATGAAGTAGACGGTAAGGCCCCCTATAATTGGAAATGCCGCTCAGGTACTCAAAGCAGGCAAGCATATTTAAAAGAAAACTATGTAAGAATTCCGCGTATTAAAATGAAGGGAACTAATTATCTAGGTTGGAAGAGTACGGTTGTTGATCATAAAGATAATTATTTACAAGTGCATTGGTTTCCTTCTGATTACGGTAAGGTTTTTATGTCATTATGGACTAGCTATCAGAAGTTCCGAGCCAATGTAGATTGTTATCATCCTTACGCTTTTATATCTTTTCACCACAGCAGTTTAAGTTCTCCATATACAATTAATGCTTTTAACCATAATTATTCAGTTGGATTAAAAAGAATT harbors:
- a CDS encoding response regulator — encoded protein: MEFVRPLEPILIIDDVKEIRDYLNQILTELGFEDILESADFSSAKPVMDKKSPSVIFVDVDLPDSDGTDILDYINTTYPHTHVVMCSGHNNLENVQNTWELGAKGFIAKPFNAKKVDTVMKRLELIE
- a CDS encoding ABC transporter ATP-binding protein → MGSITLKKVTKNFDEVNVIKPLDLEIKDGEFIVFVGPSGCGKSTLLRMIAGLEDTTSGNIEIDGQDATHTPPAKRGLAMVFQSYALYPHMSVRNNIAFPLKRAKVSPAEIESKIANAAKILNLTDYLDRKPGQLSGGQRQRVAIGRAIVRQPSAFLFDEPLSNLDASLRVNMRLEISELHKSLATTMIYVTHDQVEAMTMADRIAVFNGGIIEQVGTPLELYQHPVNKFVAGFIGSPKMNFIDVTNDSNAQTHSLGVRPEHFEISTDSGTWQGTVGVIEHLGSESFLHVTIEDGSTVTVKADGDCPLKYGDTIYLSAPEHKVHWFDKNGLTIKNAAP
- a CDS encoding carbohydrate ABC transporter permease — its product is MATTQSRTLARMMLFPSVILLLGWMIVPLCMTLYFSFVDYNLLIPGEREFVGFLNYEFFLTDPAFFESFFNTLYLVTGVLAITICGGIGLAVLLDQAIWGRNYVRIMVLAPFFVMPTVSALVWKNMLMNPVNGLFAHFALWLGLDPIDFFAQMPLFSIIIIVSWQWLPFAALILLTAIQSLDREQLEAADLDGAGPFSKFFYIVLPHLSRAVTAVILIETIFLLSIFAEILVTTSGGPGYASTNITYLIYTQSLLQFDVGGGSAGGIVAVIIANIVAIFLMRLIGKNLEG
- a CDS encoding sugar-binding transcriptional regulator; this translates as MAKLSNTEIRKLDDAARAGWLYYVAGKTQDEIAKKLNVSRQSAQRMVALSVSQGLIKVRLEHPIAKCMDLAEKIKNRFGLESCEVVPSDGSDPNSTVGLAQAGAAEIQRHLKSKTPKILAMGTGRVLRACVDELPTLDCSQHKVVAMLGNMALDGSASPYDVVVRMAEHINAKHYPMPLPVLPRSIEEKQQLHAQHNITSNLRLATKADVTFVGVGSLGEKSPLHIDGFIDEQELKELQNLGAVGEMISWVYDKRGQLIDCTVNQRVASTPLKIEGNKQIYAIAAGEDKVLAILGAVRSNMISGLITNEYTAERLLSIE
- the gmtY gene encoding gamma-mobile-trio recombinase GmtY; translated protein: MTTVKVRATLVEDNTGVKSQIPTLLTDEGEISSVTDYLLLMEVNGASNSSMLSLIRAISLLLDYMEANKYLFDNPTTLFQTFAKRLYTGSIGDDGLDPSGLYWMPTSTINVNKHINRLTAFTDWQANKIGKVSMNPLHDATSHEYRLNYASWFRKNQNDYLGHIEDKAINRTIQKARHIKGRSVLTQLEGDATAFPEKYWEKLFKHGLGGSTDPRVVLRDKLVLLLIHGGGLRLSEALTLWITDVFEDPYNPDVAVVRVYNEVDGKAPYNWKCRSGTQSRQAYLKENYVRIPRIKMKGTNYLGWKSTVVDHKDNYLQVHWFPSDYGKVFMSLWTSYQKFRANVDCYHPYAFISFHHSSLSSPYTINAFNHNYSVGLKRIGLRSNKSEGICPHGHRHNYGRRLERAGLSPLIIRRCMHHKSLESQIPYTAKSQMEISKELDRATYQLSNIESIVKPLNWNELVDDGFRDIDPEGYFTGKHPKFRSLK
- a CDS encoding AAA family ATPase; this translates as MQSTVTAIIDDLSSVIFGKKQQIKLALTCLFSQGHLLIEDLPGMGKTTLSHALSAVLGLTYQRVQFTSDLLPADIIGTNVFNASEHSFTFHKGPIFSQVVLADEINRAGPKTQSALLEAMEEQQVTVDGKKYSLPDPFFVIATQNPLYQSGTYPLPESQLDRFLMRISLGFPPKEAEKRLILNMQKRDYSQLPQRINQQELAQIQAQISDITLSSPVVDYIIELVNYTRNSNAFAASLSPRASMALAKAAKAWAYIDGRDFVMPEDLQAIFASVCQHRLGLHNESGDEQVNSILNAVLVPV
- a CDS encoding ABC transporter substrate-binding protein; this encodes MKTKLLMLACGVMAMSNAVAKETITIATVNNGDMITMKELSNNFEQKYPDISLKWVTLEENILRQRVTTDVATKGGQYDVMTIGTYEVPIWGKQNWLTELNDLGENYDVDDLLPAIRSGLTIDNKLYAAPFYGESSMVMYRTDLMEKAGLEMPKAPTWSFIQKAAKAMTNKEDGVYGLCLRGKAGWGENVALITSMANSFGARWFDENWKPQFNTPQWKETLQYYVDVMKESGPAGSSANGFNENLALFQTGKCGIWIDATVAGAFVTNKKDSEVADKVGFALAPDNGLGKRGNWLWSWTLAIPSSSKKSDAAMKFISWATSKEYSQLVADNKGWAKVPPGTRASLYENEQYMSAAPFAQITLDSINSADPKNPTVKPVPYVGIQFVAIPEFQGIGTAVGQQFSAALTGQMTVEQALNASQRLVERTMRKARYPK
- a CDS encoding carbohydrate ABC transporter permease; amino-acid sequence: MAITSTKKSKIIYTLAAWTISGMIFFPILWTLITSFKTEAEAISATPALFAFDWTLENYKDVLARSPYFDHFWNSVVISLGSSLLGLMIAVPAAWSMAFVQTKKTKNLLMWMLSTKMLPPVGVLIPIYLLFRDFALLDTKLGLVIVMTLINLPIMVWMLYTYFREIPGEILEASRMDGATIGEEIFHVLLPIALPGIASTLLLNVILAWNEAFWTLILTAANAAPLTAFIASYSSPEGLFYAKLSAASAMAIVPILILGWFSQKQLVRGLSFGAVK